CGAAGAAACCATTACCCTGAAGTGACTTAGGGTATTTTTCATTTCTTGGCATAGGCGCAGGCAAATTGCAGGTGCCAGTGCTATGCTTCACCGCATCGGGGGACAGAGACAAAGATCGTTGAAATCTACTCACACAAGGGCTGGCAAACAAGGTGCCGGAGCTTTAGTACGGTAAAATTTGTGGGGACAGGCCCCCGCTCCGCCACCAGCCCCTAAACAACCCAATTAGTGGTAAACTTAAAAGCAGAGCTTACCTACATAAAGGGGAGAAACCAACATGCAAGCTGCTGAAAGAAGGCCATCGGTCAATCCGACGGTGTATCCGATTCTTTTTGCGATCGGATTTGTACATTTACTAAATGATACGATGCAATCTGTCGTTCCGGCTGTGTTTCCGATTTTGGAGAGAAGCATGAACCTATCTTATGGCCAATTGGGGTGGATTGGATTTGCGCTTAGTATGACGTCTTCCATTATGCAGCCGGTTGTGGGATGGCTGACAGATAAAAAGAGTGCGCCGTATGTGCTTCCGTTCGGAATGGGGCTGTCGATGATCGGAATGCTTGGGCTGGCATTTGCACCAAGCTTCGGCTTCGTGCTGCTTTCGGTTATTTTCATCGGGCTTGGTTCGGCGGCGTTCCATCCGGAAGGGTCACGGGTTGCATACATGGCAGCGGGAGGAAAGCGCGGGCTTGCCCAGTCCATCTATCAGGTTGGCGGGAATTTTGGACAGTCGCTTGCACCGCTTATGACAATCCTGATTTTTATTCCGTTAGGGCAATTCGGTTCAATCTGGTTTACGCTTGTGGCGGCCTTAGCGGTATTCGTCCTCCTGTTTGTATCCAAATGGTACTCGAACCAGCTGATCCGGTTTCCGAAAACAGTAAAAGCGACGGTAAAAACGACGACCAGAAAAAGGACGAAGCAGGTAGGCTTTGCGATTACGCTGCTCGTTTTCCTCGTGTTTGCCCGTTCCTGGTATTCTGCCGGAATCTCAAACTATTTTCAGTTTTACTTAATTGAGGATTATGGAATCTCCATTAGGGAAGCACAATACTTTATTTTTCTATTCCTGGCTTCCGGTGTGATTGGAACATTCCTCGGCGGACCGCTTGCCGACCGGTTCGGCAAACGGAATGTCATTTTGTTTTCGATGGTCGGATCGGCTCCATTTGCGCTCATTCTTCCACATGTCAGTCTGATATGGGTTTACCCGTTATTCTTTATTATTGGAGTGATTATTCTATCAAGCTTTTCCGTCACGGTGGTTTATGCGCAGGAGCTCATTCCAGGAAAGATTGGAACAGTTTCCGGACTTATCGTGGGCCTGGCCTTCGGTATGGGGGCAATCGGGTCTGCGTTTCTCGGAATGCTTGCGGATGTATGGGGCTTGTATGCCACGATGACTTTGTGCAGTGTGCTCCCGGTGATTGGGATTTTGACGGTGTTCTTGCCATCGGATCAGAAGCTGAGGGAGTGGGAAGAAGAGTCTCAAACGCAATGAAAAAAGCAGGCCATCCATTTTGGGGATGTGCCTGCTTTTTTCGTTATTTCCCCATTACCCACTGGTCCTTCTTAAACAGAGAAACCGTAATGGCAAGTACGATGACCATGAACAAAGCGGTACTTCCGACAGTCAAAAGAATGTTCTGGACATTAATAATGCCGTAGAGCATTTCTTTTATCAGAGCAAACATATTGATTGCGGGAATGATGAAATGGTGAAAGCTCGTTTCATTTACACCCGTGCTTGTTAGGGTAAAGATCGGCAGAATAGGCAGCATCATGATCGGAGTTTGATAGCTTTGGGCCTCTTTTACTGATTTTGAGATAAGACTCGCGAGCATTTGCACGGATGACATAAAGAGGGCGAACATGACGGATGTCATCAGTGTAATTCCTATGAAAATCCAAACATGGTCTCCAAATTGGAGCGCTTCTTTCAACTTTTCCGTCAAAAAGATAATTTCTAAGCTGACAACGGCAACTGCTGCAAAGCCAGAAAAAACAGCAATGGTCGAGACAGTCAGCCATTTAGCCAAAAGCATTTTCGTACGGCTTACCGGTGTAATCAGGAGGGCTTCCATTGTTTTACGATCTTTTTCGCCTGCAAATAAATCGGTTGCAGAAGGGTAAGCGCCTGAGACGATAGCCATTGCGATAATCATAGGCAGAAAATTTGAAAAAATACTTAAGGCGGCAGCACTGTCATCCTCACTGTTCATTTCTTTCGTCTTGACTTCAAGGGGCTGAATGACCATTGGATCAATATTCGCTGCCTGAAGGCGGTTTTTGACTACCCCATCCTCAAATGCGGTTAGCTGTGCATCCATCATCTCCATTAATACAGACGAATTTTTGCTGAAGGAATCACCATATAGAGTGGCATTTGCCTGCTGTCCGCTGTTAATTTTCTGCACAAATCCGCTGTCGAATGTAACGGCCGCCTGAGCATCTCCATCTCTTACGGCTTTTTCAGGATCCGTAAAGCTTTTTGTGTTCACATTTTTCAATCCGCTCACCAGCTGTTCTTCATCGTTTGCAATGCTGGAGGATACGGCTAGGGTAAAAGTTTGCTTCGAATCCGCCATGATGTTTTCGTAAAACAGAGTGAGTCCCGTAAGAACCAGTATCGGAATAAACACTCCCATCAGCAGCGTTCTCCGGTCCCGGAGCGAATCCTTCATTTCCTTTAGATAAATGTTAAGAAACATGGCTTTTCCCCCTTACTAATTTTGACATGAATATATAGTTCAAATCCTTGCTCGCTTCCTCTTGATAAAGGTGCTCAAGGTTCCCCTTGTAAACGACTTCCCCTTTATGAATCATGACAACGGAATCGCAAAGCATCTGAACCTCTTCCATGATGTGGCTTGAAAAGACAATCGTTTTCCCCTTTGACTTCAGCTGGTGAATCAGCTGGCGGAAGATGTTCGACGACGTAATATCAAGTCCGGTTGTCGGTTCATCAAACAGGATGATGTCCGGATCATGGATTAGTGTTCTTGCAATCGCAACCTTTTGGCGCATCCCCTTTGAAAAGCCGCCGACTTTGCGGTCAAGGTAATCCTTCATCCCGAACATCACGGCGAGCTCATCAATCCGTACCTTTGTTTCATGCTTGCTCAACCCGTAAAGAGCAGCAAAATACTCAAGGTTTTCTTTAGCAGTCAGCCTGTCATACAAACCGGTTTCTCCTCCGAAAAGTACGCCAATTCGTTTTTTGACATCAAAGGATTTTTTGACGGTATCGAATCCCGCTACACTGATCGATCCGTCTGTTGGGGTAATAAGTGTGGCGATTGAGCGGAGAAGGGTTGTTTTGCCGGCCCCGTTTTCACCGAGCAGCCCGACCACTTCTCCCTTTTTCACATCGAATGAAATGTGCTTGAGTGCCGTTACGTATGCTTTTCGATCTTTAAACTGCTTTGTTACTTCTTTTATCTGAATCATGCTCTCGTCTCCCTTTCTGCTGGTTTCTATCGTTATCATACATGGTGGAATCCAGCGAATCTGCGAAGTTGTCGCGAAAACGCCTTTTCCTGTCGCGAATGGGTCAAAAAGGGAATTTTAAATGTTACAATAATGGTGGAATTTGTTTACTAGGAGCAGAGCGATGATCAAAGTAGGATTAGTAGATGACCGGATGATTGATCTGGATAAACTGAAGGGCATTGTGTCCAAAATGGATGAAATCAAGATCGTTTTTGCGACCCAATCTGCAGAAGAAGCGTATGAGTATGTAAAAAGGGAAGAAGTGGATCTGCTGATCGCCGACATTGAAATGCCAGAGCTGTCAGGTTATGAGCTTGCCGATATCATCCATACCCATGCCCTCAGTATTGCGGTTATTTTTGTTACAGCGACTAGCGGCTACGCCGTGCATGCGTTTGAACTGAATGTGCATGATTACATTATGAAGCCATATTCGAAAGACAGGCTGGAAAAATCGATTCAGCGCTACATAGAAAAAAGCCACTCTTCTGAAATTGCGGGAAGACTGTTTTTAAAGCAAAAATCAGAGATTCATATTGTTCAAAAGAAAGAGATTCTCTTTATTGAACGGACGGGCCGATCGACAACCATATATACAAAGTCCGGCCAGGTCAAAACGTATCAGACGCTGAATGAACTGGAAGGGGAGCTGAGGGAACGGGATTTTATCCGCTCTCACCGTTCATTTATTATCAACATTCATTTTGTGAAAAACTTTTCGATTTATACGAAAACGACGTACATGGTTTCCTTTGAGGGCATTGAAGAAAAAGCGATGATTACAAAAGAACAGATTGATTTTATTCAATCTCATTACTTTTAAGGCGGAGATGATGAATGAAAGGAATGATTTACGCGGCGTCTGCGGGAATCGGAGTTTATTTCTTTATTTTAATGCTGGATGTCCTGCCTTTATGGGCGGCTGCCATAGCTGGGGTTGTTTTTATTTACGCAGGGGTGAAGCATTGGTTTAGGAATATCGGGTATGTCCAGCATTCTATGAATGGAACGCTGACTGGCATTCAGCTGCTGCTTGCGGTCAGCGCTTGGCCCGCTCCTATTCCGGTTCGCTGCCTGCTTTTCCTTACATTTTCGGGTTTGGAATATTTCCGCTTTTCACTAGGAAAACAGGCAAAGGCTGCAGACCGGAAAATGACTCAGCTTCTCGATGCGCAGAACGCGGTCAACGAAACGTTCCGGGTGGTCCGAAGCCAGCGGCATGATTATTTGAAGCATATTTCAGCCGTTCACTATCTATTGGAAAAGGGGAAATATAGTGAAGCGAAGGAGTATATGAACAGCCTTGTACGCACCTATGAAGAGACGAATATCTCTATAAAAGGCGAGGACGGGGTAGCGGCGGGAATTCTTCATGATGTCTACCAGCGAGCAGACAGTCTCGGAATTCAGATCGCCTATGAATTCGATTTGCCGATCTCCTCCTTGCCTATGCACCCGATTGATCTGGTCGGATTGCTTGGAAACATGCTCTCCAACGCAATCGAGGCTTGCGAGGAATCGATTCGTGTGGGGCTGAAAGATCCGATGCTGACCGTACGCTTTGAAAAAAGAAGCGGGGTTTATCTCCTTGTTTGCCGCAACTCAAGTGTTCAGCCTCCAAACGACGTACTGGATTCTCTATTTGAAAAATCAGGCCGCTCAACCAAAGGGCAGGAGGGCCTTGGGACAAAAGTGATTGCAGATACAGTCAAACAATATGGCGGTTTTCTTGATTTTACATACAAGGAGCATGTTTTTACGCTAAAGGTGAAATTCCCTTCGATAGGGAGGAACTGAGATGGAAAACTTTGATATTGCTGAAAGTATGAAGAAGTCCTTTATCGCGGGTGCAGGTATTGCCTTAATTCAGGACGGCCGAATCAGCCGGAAAGCAGGGTTTGGAGTGCTTGAAAGAGGGCAGGAGGAGAGAGTTACGGCTGATACCGTGTTTAATGCTTGTTCCATTAGCAAATTTGCGGCAGCGATGCTTGCCATGAGACTCGTAAGTGAAGATGTTCTTGCTTTGGATGAGGATGTCAACAGAAGGCTGAAATCATGGAGAGTTCCGGCAAATGGTTTCACACAGCCTGTAACGCTCCGTCTGCTTTTAAGCCACCAATCAGGCATAAAGGATCCAGGCGGAAGTTTTATGGAATTGGATTTTTTCAGGTCAGCTCCATCTATTATAGAGATTCTTAAAGGGACAACACGTTATTGCCCGGAGCCTGTACACCTCCAGTATGAACCTGGTACTGAGTTTCATTATTCAGATGCCGGATACTGTGTGCTGGAGCAGTTGATCCAAGATGTGACAGGGGTAGCGTATGAGGAATTGCTAAAAAGCAAGGTGCTGAAACCACTCGGTATGGATTGCAGTACGTTAAATGTTTTAGATGCTCATGCGGCAGCGGGCCATAATCGGGAAGGCAGTGTACTGGAGGAAAAGTATCCAGTATACCCATACCCTGCAGCTGCCGGTTTATGGGCGAGCGCGGATAATCTTGGAAAGCTATTTACTGAATTGCTTGATGCCGTGAATGCAAAAAGCAAATTGAGTATATCCCAAAATATTGCTGAAGAGATGATTCGTGCACAGGGATGTTCACCGTGGACAGGATTAGGGGTTTTTGTAAACGGAGAGGAAATTTCCTCGCTTGGCTGGGGCAAAGGGTTTCAAAGTATGGCGGTCATTTATCCCCGCCTTGGCACTGGGGCAGTCATCATGACGAATACGGATACGGGTTTCCATCAAAGGGACGGGTGGATTGGAAAGATTTTAGAACGTATTCTAAAATAAGTAAGAAATGAAAACGCTTGGAGGCTTTACCCAAGCGTTTTTGTAATGGTTTATGCAATCGACGATACCTTTAAACGATCCACCATCTGCAATAGTGTCCGTTCCAATTCTCCATCTCCATAAATTAAAGAAAATTTGGAAGTGCAATCTATAGCTCTTCTCAATGCTTCATCCGCTTGTTTTTCATCTCCCTTTGCTGCTGCCAAAACAAATTGGGCCTTCTCATATGAAAGCATGTCACGTTTTTTTACTCTGTCTGCTATTCTGTGAATATCTTCCTTATCTGTTATGGCTCCTGCCATGTAGCATGCGAGCAAATAGTTCGCGTCCAGCTGATCCCAGCTATAGCCCCGCTTCACAGCAGGGGAACGTTCCGTAAAGAAACCTAGCAGCGTGACAGCTTCTTCCTGAGCACCCCGGCTCATATCATACTGGCCGATTGAAGATGCAACAGACACTGACATAAGGTTATCGGGCTTTTCCAGAACAGCTCGTCTTGCCTTTTCAGCAATGGCGGAAGGAAGCTCATTCCAATTATTCTTAACGTTCCCGAAGATTACATAAGCTGCAATAAATATCTCTTTTAGTTGAGGGTTCTTTAAGTTTTTAAGAGCAGCTCCATCAGGAATTGCGTCTTGGGTTTCACCTATCACTAGATTGGTTATCCCCGCTAAAAGACTGAGCATAGAGAAAATGAAGAGCCACACTTGAGTTGTCGCGAAAGAGAGAGCCAATGCCGCTGTTCCTGCTAGAAGACTGGCAAGGGGACCGCTCAATATGTGCCAATAAAGCTGTTTTTCAATTGAAACTTTCTTTTCCTGAATGTCAGCATACATAGTAGCTTTGCCGCCAATGCTTAGACCATGTTTTTCCCATTTAAGAGCCGTCTTATCCCGTTCTTTAATTAATAGAACCGGTCCCACCAGCATACTGTGAAAATTCATACCTGCCGCCGCTCCACCTGCTAAATGACCAGCCTCATGAAAAAGAACAGTCAGGTAATGGCCTGCCAGTACATAGAAAACCATCCAGAGCAGCGTACTCCAGGACATCTCCAAATGAAAGTAATCAAACAAAAAATAGGTGCCAAACCCTCCAGCGGCTCCGCACATAGAGCTCATCAAAATCATACTTGTTTTTTTCATGCTGCCTCCTGAATTTAGTCCTTCTAAGTTATTATAATACATATTTACCCATTTGTTTTTATGTTATAATTTTGGAAAAAAGAGGTATTTGAATGAAGGAAGTCTTTATGTTTTTGATTTCATGCTTTTTATTGGGAGGGTGCGCCCAGCAAGATATGATCGTATCAGATTCTGTACCTGTCCAGCGGGAAGTTAAAAAGGAATCATCTTTGAAAAGCCCCCTACCCCCATTCTCCACTATGTCCATCCCGGAGTTCTCACTATTAAATGGAGATAGAATGAAACTAACGGGAACCATTGATCATTTATACGAAGAAGTATGCTGGATTAAGTGTGAAGGGGTTCAACACAATTTTTCTATCATGAATCCGGGATACATGCCGCCTGAAGTGAAATCGGTTTTTTTAGACTGGGGAAAAATGAATCCTCAGCCTAGTGAGGTTTCCCTTCACTCACTGCTTCAAGCTAAGGATCCAGAATACCCGGCTTCAGTGGAAAGAACAGAAGTAATAGATCCAAAAATTACAGGCTTCAGCATCCCCCTTACTTCGCAAAAGCAGTCGTATGCTTTGGAGTTTATTTGGGGAAAAGGTAAAGTAGCTGATGGCAGATCAGTAGTTAGCTTCAGCTTGAAATGATAGATGTGGCTCTTCCTTTGGAGGGAGTGCTTTTTCATAACCTGCAGGAGGATAAAAAGCCGATGATACAATTTCAAAATGTGATAGAATCAGCGGAACAGCTGAATGAGATATGGGGAAAACCGGGTAAACTCGCTTCAAACAAGGTCATTGACCACTTGGATCAACACTGTATAAACTTTCTGTCTCTCTCCCCAATTGCATTGATCGGTACTTCCAATTCTAATGGAGAATGTGATGTATCTCCACGGGGAGATCATCCTGGTTTTATCCTGATACTGAATGAAAAGCAGCTTGTCATTCCGGAAAGGCCAGGAAACAAACGCTTAGACTCCATTCGCAACCTATTAGAAAACCCTCATGCAAGTCTGTTATGCCTGATTCCCGGTTTGGATGAATCGCTAAGAATAACGGGGAAAGCTTCTGTTATCAGAGACCAGGATATTCTGGAGCAAATGCAGGCAAGGGGAAAAACGCCGATTGCAGGAATTGCAATAGAGGCAGAAGAGTGTTTTATACATTGCGGAAAGGCTTTGAAGCGATCCCAGCTATGGGATAGCGAGAAATGGCCGGCAGTGGACGAATTGCCTAAAGCAAATGAAATGCTGGCCGCTCATGCAAAATTTGATGAATTTGATGCTAATAGTGTAGCTGCAGCTCTGGAAGAAAGCTATAAGAAACGATTGTATTAGCAAATGGACCATTTTTTAAAGTCTTTTGACCGCTGATTCCTTGGATATCGACCGAAATTTAAATATATCGACTGAAATAAAATTATATCGACCAAAATTTAAATATATCGACTAAAATAAAATTATATCGGCTATTTTTTTGATATATCGACTTTTCGACATGGAATGACAAATTCCGCCGGCCGTTATGACCGCCAATTATTTAAGAAGCCCAAACCCCTCCAACCCAACCCAAAAAGGATGCCCCCAAAAAAATGAGGCATCCTTTTTCCTATTTCAATGCATTAAGCATGTAAGTTCGAGTACCCGGTCCGTACACACCGTCATCTGCCAGGGAAGCATAGCGGTTTTGGAAGCGGCGTACGGCAGCGGTTGTCTGGGGACCGTATTGTCCGTCGATGGAACCGCTGTAGAGCCCGAGTTTTTGCAGGGCGCGCTGAATTTGTTTAACAGGTTCGCCTGATGATCCGTCTCTGTATACTCCTGAAGGCAACGGATAACTGGCAGAGGGCGGCTTGACTTTGCTGAGTGCGGCATATGTCTGACTGCCGACGATGCCGTCAGCGGTAAGTTTGTTTTTCTTTTGAAAAGCAATGACCGCTGCTTCGGTACCTGCTCCAAAAATCCCGTCCGCTGTCAAGCTGTATCCAGCGGCAATCAATTTCCTCTGGACATCTTTAACCAGATCTCCCGTGTCGCCTCTTTTTACCGGCAGATTTTCGGAAGCTGGAGGTGCAGCGGGTGCCTTGCCAAAGTCATTTGCGAGGGAGCGTTTTACGCTGCTGATAAACTGAGTCCATGATACACCATATCGCTGAAAGGCATTGAGAGGATCCGTTCGCCTTGAAGGATCCAGAGTATAGTGGCCAATAATATGTTTGTCGGGATTCAGTCCGAAGCGGTCACAAAGGTAGGCGTGATACCAGACATATCGATTGTATGCCTGCTGAAAATTAATGCTTCCCCCAAAGCAAAATTCTACACCTATGGCTGCATCATTTGCATCTTCGCCAAACCTGCGGTTGTCTTCCTTTAACCCATATTGAACGTGAAAAGCCACCTCATCCAAAGGGATGATTTCCAAAATCGTTTTATCATCAATGAAGGTGTGGGCAGAAGCTGATGGCTGCTGATTGTTAAAATATTCACGGTTCTGAGCCGCACTTGTCCCAGGGTTTCCAGTGTCGTGGCTGACAATGAACAGGACTGTCCCTATTTTCCGGCCGGAACGAGAATTCCCGGTACGAATGTAGGAACGCTGTATAGGATATTTCACTCTCTCACTCTCCATGTCTATATATAGCTAGTTTATGTTTCTGGGAAAACAACGTTCCGAGGATTCGACAAAATGGTTATCCACACAAAATTCGCACAATATAGAATAATTCAAGAGTTATCAACGTTATCCACACCTGAAACGACGTGATATCGATCATATTGTGGATAAAGGGTTGTTGTCCTTAGAGTGATCCACACATTTTTCCACAATATCAACAGGGGTGTGAATAACTTATGCACAGCTTTTGCAGAAATTGTAGAATGGTGCAGAGCGATATTGCTACATAAGAAAAACGTTCGGTTAGTATATACAAATGATTGCTATGAGAAGAGCGTAAAGGAAAAACATAAGGAGAATTTTTATAACTGGTATAGACAACTAGCTTTCGTGATGATAAAATTTTTGTAAATTCAGAAAGAAGAGGTGCCTGATCAATGCTTGCAATCACTCACGCAACGGTTTATGCAGAGTTTGAAACATTCCGGCCTGGATATGTACTTGTTAAAGAGGGGAAAGTGGCAGAAGTCGGACCGATGGAAAAGTTTCAAATGCATTCAGGCTTTGTCGAGCTGAAACTTAGCCAAACAATCGAGCTGATTCCCGGGATGATCGATATGCACATTCACGGAGCCGGCGGGGCTGATGCGATGGATTCAGAAGAGGAAGCACTTACAGCGATGGCAAACCAGCTTGTTCAAGAAGGAACTACAGCCTTTTTGCCAACAACGATGACTTCCGAAACTCAATCCATTGAAAAAGCCCTAACTAATATAGCTGTCTGCATGTCTAGACCTTCTGAAGGTGCGGAAATTCTCGGAGTCCATGTAGAAGGGCCATTTTTGTCACCAAAGCGGGCAGGAGCACAGCTGCCGACTCATTTCTTAAAACCGGATGTCGCTCTTTTTAAACATTGGCAGGAAAAAGCAGCCGGTGCGATTAAATTAGTTACAATGGCTCCAGAGCTTGAAGGCGGTATGGAACTTGCGGATCATCTCACGAATACAGGAGTTATTCCATCCATCGGGCATTCCGATGCGCTATTTTCTGAAGGGGAAAGGGCGGCAAATCATGGGGTGCGCCAGGCAACCCATTTATTCAATGGAATGAGGGGGCTGCATCACAGGGAGGCAGGAACAGCCGGTTTTGCGCTGCTGGATCCGCGAATCAAGTGCGAGATTATCGCTGACGGGGTTCACGTTGCACCTGAAATGATCCTTCTTGCATACCGTCTCAAAGGTCCGGAAGGGATGATAATGATTACGGATTCCATGAGAGCCAAGGGGCTGGAAAATGGAGTGTACGATCTTGGCGGCCAGGACGTGTATGTGAAAGATGGAAAAGCAGAGCTTGAAAACGGATCACTTGCCGGAAGTGTATTGAAAATGAATGAAGCGGTGCAGAACATGAAGAGATTCACAGGCTGCTCTATGGAGGATATCGTGCAAATGGCATCTGTGAATCCTGCAAAGCAGCTGAATATATTTGACCGGAAAGGCAGCATTAAGCCTGGAAAGGATGCAGATTTGACGGCTTTATCAAAGGATGGAGATGTGGTGCTGACGATTTGCCGCGGGAAAATCGCTTACCAAAAAGGGGGATGGGCATGAAATTAATTGCAGCAGCGGATTATCGGGATATGAGTAAAAAAGCAGCCGGTATTTTTTTAAAGCAGATGGAACAAAAAAGGCAGTCGGTTCTGGGTCTGGCAACAGGCGGGACGGTTAAAGGGGTTTATTCTGAACTGGTTGAATTATTCCTCGAAGGGAAAATCTCTTTTGCAGAGGCGGCTTCCTTTAATCTGGATGAATATTTTGGAATGAAAAAAGAGGATCCGAACAGCTACTTCAGCTACATGCAGGAGCAATTTTTCAGTCATACGGATTTTGCTGGAGAAAGCAATTACATTCCCGATGGAACAGCTGCTGATCCTATAGATGAGTGCAGCCGTTATGATCGATTGATTGAACAATCAGGCGGAGTCGATCTGCAGCTGCTTGGCATTGGAGAAAATGGTCATATTGGGTTTAACGAACCTGGCACGTCTTTTGAGATTGGCACCCATCTCGTAGGGCTGACGGAATCAACGAGACAGGCGAATGCAAGGTACTTTGAAGTGATGGAACAGGTACCAAAAGAAGCCATCACAATGGGAATCGGCACCATTATGAAAAGCCGCAAAATCGTCCTCCTTGCTTCAGGAGGGAAGAAGGCAGCTGCGATTGAGCAGCTATGGTACGGAAAAGTGACAGAGGATTTCCCGGCATCCGTACTGAAACTTCATCCTGACGCAACGATCATTGCAGATGAGGAGGCACTTTCTGGTGTTCGGATGGAGGGGAAAGGGGAGCTTAGCCAATGATAAAAAAAGATTCTCCGGTTCCCATCTATTTTCAGGTGGAAGAAAACATTAAAGATAAAATCAGTTCGGGTGAATGGAAAAGCGGGGAAGCGATCCCTTCTGAGAGACAATTTTGCGAGCAGTATTCGATTAGCCGGATGACGGTCCGGCAGGCCATCAGCAATCTGGTTAATGAAGGCATTTTGGAGCGCAAAAGAGGGCGGGGAACCTTTGTTTCCGCTCCAAAGCTCAATCAGGAGCTCACAGGAATTACGAGTTTTACAGAGC
The Metabacillus sp. FJAT-52054 genome window above contains:
- a CDS encoding MFS transporter, which translates into the protein MQAAERRPSVNPTVYPILFAIGFVHLLNDTMQSVVPAVFPILERSMNLSYGQLGWIGFALSMTSSIMQPVVGWLTDKKSAPYVLPFGMGLSMIGMLGLAFAPSFGFVLLSVIFIGLGSAAFHPEGSRVAYMAAGGKRGLAQSIYQVGGNFGQSLAPLMTILIFIPLGQFGSIWFTLVAALAVFVLLFVSKWYSNQLIRFPKTVKATVKTTTRKRTKQVGFAITLLVFLVFARSWYSAGISNYFQFYLIEDYGISIREAQYFIFLFLASGVIGTFLGGPLADRFGKRNVILFSMVGSAPFALILPHVSLIWVYPLFFIIGVIILSSFSVTVVYAQELIPGKIGTVSGLIVGLAFGMGAIGSAFLGMLADVWGLYATMTLCSVLPVIGILTVFLPSDQKLREWEEESQTQ
- a CDS encoding ABC transporter permease, encoding MFLNIYLKEMKDSLRDRRTLLMGVFIPILVLTGLTLFYENIMADSKQTFTLAVSSSIANDEEQLVSGLKNVNTKSFTDPEKAVRDGDAQAAVTFDSGFVQKINSGQQANATLYGDSFSKNSSVLMEMMDAQLTAFEDGVVKNRLQAANIDPMVIQPLEVKTKEMNSEDDSAAALSIFSNFLPMIIAMAIVSGAYPSATDLFAGEKDRKTMEALLITPVSRTKMLLAKWLTVSTIAVFSGFAAVAVVSLEIIFLTEKLKEALQFGDHVWIFIGITLMTSVMFALFMSSVQMLASLISKSVKEAQSYQTPIMMLPILPIFTLTSTGVNETSFHHFIIPAINMFALIKEMLYGIINVQNILLTVGSTALFMVIVLAITVSLFKKDQWVMGK
- a CDS encoding ATP-binding cassette domain-containing protein codes for the protein MIQIKEVTKQFKDRKAYVTALKHISFDVKKGEVVGLLGENGAGKTTLLRSIATLITPTDGSISVAGFDTVKKSFDVKKRIGVLFGGETGLYDRLTAKENLEYFAALYGLSKHETKVRIDELAVMFGMKDYLDRKVGGFSKGMRQKVAIARTLIHDPDIILFDEPTTGLDITSSNIFRQLIHQLKSKGKTIVFSSHIMEEVQMLCDSVVMIHKGEVVYKGNLEHLYQEEASKDLNYIFMSKLVRGKSHVS
- a CDS encoding LytTR family DNA-binding domain-containing protein; this encodes MIKVGLVDDRMIDLDKLKGIVSKMDEIKIVFATQSAEEAYEYVKREEVDLLIADIEMPELSGYELADIIHTHALSIAVIFVTATSGYAVHAFELNVHDYIMKPYSKDRLEKSIQRYIEKSHSSEIAGRLFLKQKSEIHIVQKKEILFIERTGRSTTIYTKSGQVKTYQTLNELEGELRERDFIRSHRSFIINIHFVKNFSIYTKTTYMVSFEGIEEKAMITKEQIDFIQSHYF
- a CDS encoding GHKL domain-containing protein, with product MKGMIYAASAGIGVYFFILMLDVLPLWAAAIAGVVFIYAGVKHWFRNIGYVQHSMNGTLTGIQLLLAVSAWPAPIPVRCLLFLTFSGLEYFRFSLGKQAKAADRKMTQLLDAQNAVNETFRVVRSQRHDYLKHISAVHYLLEKGKYSEAKEYMNSLVRTYEETNISIKGEDGVAAGILHDVYQRADSLGIQIAYEFDLPISSLPMHPIDLVGLLGNMLSNAIEACEESIRVGLKDPMLTVRFEKRSGVYLLVCRNSSVQPPNDVLDSLFEKSGRSTKGQEGLGTKVIADTVKQYGGFLDFTYKEHVFTLKVKFPSIGRN
- a CDS encoding serine hydrolase domain-containing protein, encoding MENFDIAESMKKSFIAGAGIALIQDGRISRKAGFGVLERGQEERVTADTVFNACSISKFAAAMLAMRLVSEDVLALDEDVNRRLKSWRVPANGFTQPVTLRLLLSHQSGIKDPGGSFMELDFFRSAPSIIEILKGTTRYCPEPVHLQYEPGTEFHYSDAGYCVLEQLIQDVTGVAYEELLKSKVLKPLGMDCSTLNVLDAHAAAGHNREGSVLEEKYPVYPYPAAAGLWASADNLGKLFTELLDAVNAKSKLSISQNIAEEMIRAQGCSPWTGLGVFVNGEEISSLGWGKGFQSMAVIYPRLGTGAVIMTNTDTGFHQRDGWIGKILERILK
- a CDS encoding site-2 protease family protein, whose product is MKKTSMILMSSMCGAAGGFGTYFLFDYFHLEMSWSTLLWMVFYVLAGHYLTVLFHEAGHLAGGAAAGMNFHSMLVGPVLLIKERDKTALKWEKHGLSIGGKATMYADIQEKKVSIEKQLYWHILSGPLASLLAGTAALALSFATTQVWLFIFSMLSLLAGITNLVIGETQDAIPDGAALKNLKNPQLKEIFIAAYVIFGNVKNNWNELPSAIAEKARRAVLEKPDNLMSVSVASSIGQYDMSRGAQEEAVTLLGFFTERSPAVKRGYSWDQLDANYLLACYMAGAITDKEDIHRIADRVKKRDMLSYEKAQFVLAAAKGDEKQADEALRRAIDCTSKFSLIYGDGELERTLLQMVDRLKVSSIA
- a CDS encoding MSMEG_1061 family FMN-dependent PPOX-type flavoprotein, which codes for MIQFQNVIESAEQLNEIWGKPGKLASNKVIDHLDQHCINFLSLSPIALIGTSNSNGECDVSPRGDHPGFILILNEKQLVIPERPGNKRLDSIRNLLENPHASLLCLIPGLDESLRITGKASVIRDQDILEQMQARGKTPIAGIAIEAEECFIHCGKALKRSQLWDSEKWPAVDELPKANEMLAAHAKFDEFDANSVAAALEESYKKRLY
- a CDS encoding peptidoglycan-binding protein yields the protein MSSVKRSLANDFGKAPAAPPASENLPVKRGDTGDLVKDVQRKLIAAGYSLTADGIFGAGTEAAVIAFQKKNKLTADGIVGSQTYAALSKVKPPSASYPLPSGVYRDGSSGEPVKQIQRALQKLGLYSGSIDGQYGPQTTAAVRRFQNRYASLADDGVYGPGTRTYMLNALK